One region of Camelina sativa cultivar DH55 chromosome 6, Cs, whole genome shotgun sequence genomic DNA includes:
- the LOC104791719 gene encoding DNA-directed RNA polymerase V subunit 5C: MEVKMAEEGCCENGESKVNEGTHCIWKTVDDGGVESKRFYLARTTAFEMLRDRGYEVNEAELSLSLSEFRSVFGEKPDFERLRICVALRSDPRKKILVVFMESEPITVKTVRAIHSQISNNVGVRAMILILQGKMNHFAQKELTTFPFPVETFPIGD, from the exons ATGGAGGTGAAAATGGCCGAAGAAGGGTGCTGTGAAAATGGTGAGTCGAAGGTTAACGAAGGAACCCACTGCATTTGGAAGACTGTGGACGACGGAGGGGTCGAAAGCAAGAGGTTTTACTTGGCTCGCACGACAGCTTTTGAGATGCTTCGCGACAGAGGCTACGAAGTTAATGAAGccgagctctctctctctctttctgagTTTCGTTCTGTTTTTGGTGAGAAGCCAGACTTTGAACGCCTCCGTATCTGTGTGGCTCTTCGCTCAGATCCAAGGAAAAAG ATCCTTGTTGTGTTCATGGAATCTGAACCAATCACCGTGAAAACAGTTCGTGCCATTCATAGTCAGATTTCCAACAATGTAGGCGTGCGTGCTATGATTCTGATTTTACAGGGCAAAATGAACCACTTTGCCCAGAAGGAATTGACAACCTTCCCTTTTCCAGTTGAGACTTTCCCG